Within the Candidatus Nealsonbacteria bacterium CG07_land_8_20_14_0_80_39_13 genome, the region CAGGTTTTTGGCAGTCCTTAGGGCAGGTAATGTTGGTCTCGTTACTTTCGCAGACACCGTCGCCACAGATGATAGGCTTTGGGCAGTCTCCTTGACAAGTGGCGTTGGTCTCGTTGCCTTCGCAGACACCGTCACCGCAGACAACAGGTTTTTGGCAGTCCTTTAAGCAGGTAACGTTGGTCTCGTTACCTTCGCAGACTCCGTCACTGCAGACAACAGGCTTCAGGCAGTCCTTGGGACAGGTAATGTTAGTTTCATTACCTTCGCAGGTGCTGTCACCGCAGATAATTGGCTTCGGGCAATCCTTGAAGCACGACTCATACGTCTCCAGTCTTTCGCACTTACCATCTCCGCACACTGTTGAATTTATCGGAATGCCGGCGTTTTTAGTTCCACCACTACTGCTACTGCTACTGCTACTGCTACTGCCACCACTATAATAAGTGGGGCAGACTGCATCAGATCCATCGCAATTTTCATCTATTCCGTTGCCACAGACATCTGTAGCTTCGGGATGAATTGTAGCGTTGTTGTTATTGCAGTCGCCGGAGACGTTGACGTATCCAGCTGGTACCGTTACGTTACACAACATAGTTGTGTTGTTCCCACTGCCATAGCCATCGCCGTCGGCGTCTCTGTAGCGGATACAATATGTTTCGTCAACGGCGCCGTTACAATTATCGTCAATAGTGTTATTCGGTATTTCTACCGTATTACACACTATTGTAACGTTCACCTCCGCATAGGCATCTAAGCCACTTGCGTTGGTTATGTTGCAATTGCCGGCGCAATTATCAGAATAAACCCCCTGTGTCAATATCGCTAATAGCATTATTGACAAAAAAATTTTCAGGTTCATTTTATCCATCATCTTTCGTCTAACAGAGATCTACTCTTGCGACAGAGTAAAATCTGATTTTCACTGTTCCTGTAGTGGGGAAGACTTTATTCCACGACATGAAAATACTTTCTCCGGGATTCACAATTAGGATCGTGATCGATTGTCCCAAGTCTGGAGAACTGACATACACGTCTTTTAATGGGACGTTTCCGTTATTTGCAATAGATAAATTGCAAATTGTCGGGTTTCCCAGCAAGACTCCCGTAGAACAAGTGGCGTTAGCGATATTTAAATCAACTATTGTCATATTCCCGTCTCCGTCTTCATCAATACCGTTGTTCCAGTAGGCGGGGTTACAACGCTCCCATTGACAGTTTTCATCAATAAGTCCATCGCAGTCGTCGTCAATACTGTTGCCACAAACCTCTGTCGCTCCTGGATGGATTGTGACATTATGATCGTTGCAATCACCCGAGACATTAACATAACCGGTTGGTGGCGTTGCGTTGCATGTCGTTATTCCATTTGACGCATTGCCATATGTGTCGCTATCAAAATTTTGGTAATACGTGTAAAGGGTTAATCCTTCATCTGCGCTACCATCGCAATCGTCATCAATATTATTGCATGTCTCTGGCACACCGGGATGAATTAGTGCGTTGTTGTCGTTGCAGTCGCCCGAGACGTTGCTGTATCCCACGGGAGGGGTCGTTTCACAAAACATCGTCGCCGTCGTTATTCCATAACCATCGTCATCGGCGTCCCTATAATAGGCATAACCGCACCTCACCATCTGGAGGTTCACTAATGTATAACTGTTTCCATCGGGAATTACTCTGATTACACTAGCATTCCCATAATCCGCCTTTTGAGCTGTCACGGTTATTTGCCCTGTAACATTCAGTACGAACTCTACGGTTCCGTTTCCGTTTGTGATGCCCGTTATATTTACAATGGTTACGTTTACGCCCGCTAATGGCACTGACCCGTTGGATAAGTCTTTTACGGAAACGCTTATCGTCGCGTTTGCCGCACTTACCGCCGAGCTCATTACCACCACCAACACCAGCATCAGCATCATTCCGCTGCCGTTTCCGCCATTTCCAATTCCTCCTTTTTTTGTCGCTTCCGCTACGACCAGCCCTAGGGGCGTTGCCCCATGCCAATTTCCTTTTTGCATTTTTTTATCAAGGTACTCATAGAGTAAGATATTTTATTACTCTATAGATTAAAGTATAATCTTGATTGATAGATTTGTCAAGCTATTGACAAAAAAAGAGCCTTATGCTAACATATTAAATATTAGGGGTTAATAATTTATTATAAATTTATTATAAAAATAAAAAATATGTTTAAAAAAATCATACAAATAGTAACATTACTTATAGTTGGTCTGTTTTTTACGGTTGGTCAGGTTTCAGCGGCTGATAATCCGACAAGCGGGACATTAACCGCTTCGACTAATTCGGCAGTTGTCGGAACTAATGTAACTGTAACTATTACAGCTTCTGACGGCGATGGGATAGAAAAGGTTTGCTTGACCGATTGTAAAGATTGTCAAAATGCGACAAATTGCGCGCAATCTTGGCAAATAACTCAAGCTGTAATAGGGTCGTTTTACGCCGAAGCCAGTGTTTGCGCGAAAAATGCGGATACAGGCGTTAATGAATGTTCAAGGACTAATCCGGAGGGCATAAGCATTGATTTTTCCGATTTGACTGTTTCGTGTTCGGCGAGTCCGAGCCCGGTTCAGACGAACAATAACGTAACCTTTACAGCTACAGTTTCCGGCGGAACAGGAACGTATTCTTACGCTTGGACGGGGGATTGTACAGGAACCAATCCAACTTGCGCTAAATCATTCAGTTCGGCAGGAACTTTTACTCCGACTTTAACTGTTGTTTCCGGAACAGAAACAAAAACAGTTAGCTGTTCTGCAGTTGTTCAATCAGGTTCAATTCAGTATATTTCCGTACCCCAATATATTCCGGCATCATGTAACGGTTGTGGTTCTTGCGGGAGTGGTTCTTGTAATGGTTACAGCAATCACAGTTATTCGCAATGTTACGATGAAGATGTCTATTGGTATTGTTCTAATAATATAAAAAATGACAAGAAAGAAGAATGCGGAAGCGATTCTTGCGACCAATGGACCAATTATTGTTCAAGTGGCAATGTTTATAAAAAAAGAAATTGTTATGATCGGGGGTGTAATAACGCCGCTTGTTTCTCCACCTCAAAAGCAGAAAGTGAGTTTGTGGAAAACTGTAGTTCGCTTGGCTGTGAAAACGGAAAATGTGTTGTTAAGCCGGCTTGCGAATGTTCTTTCGGCCCATGTTGCGATGGGTGTTATTACAAGCCTTCAACTTCAATTTGCGAAACAAAAGTAGAAATTCAATATGGCTGTCCTTGGGGAACGGGGTGCGGAGCTGATGTGGCCAAGAGGTCAAACAGCACATTTCGCTATTGTTCAGGAGCAAGTAATTTGTGTCTTGGCGAATGGAAGCAGTCTTTGAAGCGGACAAGTTGGACAGTGGTTGATTATTGTTCAGTCGGCGAGACGTGCTCTGTCGGCAAATCAGCCTGCTCTTATAATTCAGCCTGTACAAGACCTGTAAATACTTATATTAAAAATTATACAAAAAAGTGTTCAGAAGATAATCTTTTTTGGTACGATTCCAATAATTTGAAACAGGGAAAATATCGCGATTGCGCCGATGAAAACGACTGTACCTCTGACAGTTGCGATAATAATAAATGCGCCAATGAATTGAAATGCGACGGAACAGCCTGTTCAGTCGGTTCAGATAGTTATTGCGAGAGTTGCGAATCTTGCGGAGATGACGTTTGCAACTGCAACGAAACTCCTTGCGGATGTCCGGCTGACTGTAAAATATCAGGGCTTTCGGTTTCTGTTTTATGCAAAGAAGCAGGGGAGTCAACCGACTGGAGTAAAGACATAAAGGCCTCTCCTTCAAGCAAGCTGGATGTTCTTTTGGTCGTTACCAATAGCGGACAAGATGATTTGGAAGATGTTTCTGTGGAGGTGAATTTACCCAAGGAACTCAAATACCAAAACGATCTTAAAATTGGAGGGGATGCCTATAAAGGAGATATCGCCTTAGTTAATGTCGGAGATTTGTCTTCAGGTTCTTCTAAAACGATAACCTTGGGAGTGCTCACCGGCAGGATTTTGGATGATTCTGATTTTTCTATAGCCGGAACTGTGAGCGATGGGAATTTAAAGTCTTCTGATTCGGTTAAGATTTCTTTAGCGGGAACAGGCGCATCCGGAATCGCAACTGTTTTCTCCGGCACAGCTTTCTCAATTTCTCAATGGCAAAATTGGCAATATCTTTTCTGGCTGGCGACAATCGCTCTTGTAGCTTTTGGGGCATTTTATATCTTCCCCATTGTGAGAAAAAAGAAAAAAGAGGCGATGCTTAAAGACATCATTAAAGGAGTAGCTTCCGCCGACAAGTTATTATAAATTAGTTTTTTCTTCTATTTCTTTCTTTAGTTTTTGGATAAAATCCTCTATCTTTATCGCTCCCAAGTCTTTATTCTTGGAGCGGATGGAAACGGAATTGGCTTCAATTTCTTTGTCTCCGATAATTAAGATGTAGGGGATTTTTTCCATTTCAGCCGCTCTGATTTTCTTGCCGAGGGTATCGTTTTTTTTTTTGACTTCTACACGGATATTATTCTTTTTCAGCTCATCAGCTGTTTTCTGGGCAAACTCCAGATGTTTTTCACTTATCGGTATTAAGGAAACTTGGACAGGGGATAGCCATAAAGGGAACGCTCCGGCATAGTGCTCTATTAAAAGCCCTAAAAATCTCTCAAAAGAGCCCATTAGCGCCCTGTGGAGCATGAATGGCTGCTCTTGTTCGCCCTTAGAGTTAATAAAGGTCATATTGAACCTTTCCGGCAAATTGAAATCAAATTGTAAGGTTGAGCATTGCCATTCCCGTCCGAGAGCGTCTTTTATTTTGTAATCTAATTTCGGACCGTAGAAGGCAGCTTCTCCTTCCTGTTTCTCGTATTCAATATTTAATTCTTTAGCTACTTTTTCCAAAACTTCTTCGGTAAATTTCCAGCCCTTTTCATTGCCGGCATATTTGTCCTTATTTTTCCTGTCCCTCAAAGAGAGATATATTTTGTAGTTCTTGAAACCGAAAGCTTCAAAATATTCTTTAATGAAGTTCGCCACCCTTTTTAGTTCATCTTCAACTTGTTCTTTGGCGCAGATGATATGAGCGTCGTCTTGAGTGAATCCTCTGACCCTGGTCAGTCCGGAGAGTTCGCCTGATTTTTCATAGCGATAAACCGTTCCGCATTCAGCCCAGCGTAGAGGAAGTTCTTTGTGGGAACGGAGCTCTGATTTATAAATCCTTACATGGAAGGGGCAATTCATCGGCTTAAGCAAATATTCTTCTTTTTTTACTCCTTCTTTTTCTTTTTTTCCTTCTGATTGCTGATAGTCTTTCAATGATTTGCTTACTTCAAGAACGGGATACATGCTGTCGTTGTAAAAATTCCAATGGCCTGATTGCTCCCATAAATTTCTGCTGCCGATATGAGGGGATCTGACTAATTGATAGCCATTGTTAAGGTGTTTTTTGTACCAAAAATCCTCAATTATTCTCCAAAGGAGAGCGCCTTTTGGTTTCCACATCGCCAAACCCAACCCGACAACAGGGTCAAGCAGAAACAGGTCTTTTCCGATTACCCTATGATCTCTTTTTTCCGCTTCATCCATCATTTTTGAGTATTTCTCCAATTCCTCTTTTGTCTCAAAAGCCAAACCATAAATCCTTGTCAGCATTTTATTCTTTTCGTCTCCCTTCCAGTAGGCGCCGGCTGTTTTTGTCAATTTAAAACTGCCATCGACAATTTCTTCGGTATTTTTTATATGAGGGCCCTTGCACAGATCAATGGAATCTCCGCTCTCGTAAACAGAAATTGTTTTATCGGTCAATTCCTTTATCAATTCCAATTTATAGGGCTGTCCGCGGAATATTTTTTTAGCTTCTTTTTTGGAGACGATCTTCTTTTTGAATTTAATATTCTGCTTAATCAATTCCCTCATCTCTTTCTCAATCTTTACTATGTCCTCGGGCGATAGTCCGAATTTTTGTTTTAGGTTTGGGATTTGTCGTCCAGAGGACGACCTCGGCCAGAGGCTGACCAGCCTTTGGCTGGAGCCTCTGGCTGGGGATTTGGGATTTGGGATTTGGGATTTAACGATTTTGACTTCAGAAAAGTCAAAATCGTAATAGAATCCCTTATCTATTGCCGGCCCGATGCCAAATTTAACTTTCGGGTAAAGTTTTTTAACCGCCATAGCCATAATGTGAGCGAGCGAATGTCTTGCAATTTCTATGTTCATAATTTTATTATTTTATTGTATTAATTAACGAATTTTCGCCAGGGGCGGATCGGCCTTTGACCGAAACGAGTTTCTGAATTAACTTATTTATTATATCAGAAACCCTCCTTTTTTCCACTTATGGTTTTTTTGTCAGTTCACGGGCTTCGTCGCAGATTACTTTCGGGGAGTCGCCCCTGAAATCAACGCTTCCGACGATAATGACGATTTTATTTTCCTGAAACAATTGAGGATTCTTTTCCATTATCTTAGGGAAGACAACTATTTCCAACTTGCCGTCAGCA harbors:
- a CDS encoding threonine--tRNA ligase, with protein sequence MNIEIARHSLAHIMAMAVKKLYPKVKFGIGPAIDKGFYYDFDFSEVKIVKSQIPNPKSPARGSSQRLVSLWPRSSSGRQIPNLKQKFGLSPEDIVKIEKEMRELIKQNIKFKKKIVSKKEAKKIFRGQPYKLELIKELTDKTISVYESGDSIDLCKGPHIKNTEEIVDGSFKLTKTAGAYWKGDEKNKMLTRIYGLAFETKEELEKYSKMMDEAEKRDHRVIGKDLFLLDPVVGLGLAMWKPKGALLWRIIEDFWYKKHLNNGYQLVRSPHIGSRNLWEQSGHWNFYNDSMYPVLEVSKSLKDYQQSEGKKEKEGVKKEEYLLKPMNCPFHVRIYKSELRSHKELPLRWAECGTVYRYEKSGELSGLTRVRGFTQDDAHIICAKEQVEDELKRVANFIKEYFEAFGFKNYKIYLSLRDRKNKDKYAGNEKGWKFTEEVLEKVAKELNIEYEKQEGEAAFYGPKLDYKIKDALGREWQCSTLQFDFNLPERFNMTFINSKGEQEQPFMLHRALMGSFERFLGLLIEHYAGAFPLWLSPVQVSLIPISEKHLEFAQKTADELKKNNIRVEVKKKNDTLGKKIRAAEMEKIPYILIIGDKEIEANSVSIRSKNKDLGAIKIEDFIQKLKKEIEEKTNL